In Candidatus Omnitrophota bacterium, a single genomic region encodes these proteins:
- a CDS encoding SPFH/Band 7/PHB domain protein — protein sequence MGLLGMIIVAVFVIFLMGIRIVRPTHRGLVERFGKYNRFANPGFNWVFPIIEVIYQINITEQMVDAEPQEIITNDNLNAKVDAQVYFKVKADEADVKNCQYSVNNYQWQIVNLARTTLRNIIGTLTLKSANSERGKINAELHKTLCEETASWGLEIVRTELKEIDPPKDVQETMNKVVKAENEKIAAIDYATATETAADGQKRAEIKKAEGIKQARILEAEGEAAAIKLVNEAAEHYFVGNAQVLRKLEAVEKSLVNNAKIVIPANTELVNVIGEMAGFLPIKNKEEKK from the coding sequence ATGGGTTTACTAGGAATGATAATTGTTGCTGTATTCGTAATTTTCTTAATGGGAATTAGAATTGTGCGCCCTACGCACCGCGGGTTAGTGGAAAGGTTTGGTAAGTACAATCGTTTTGCCAATCCCGGATTTAATTGGGTATTTCCGATAATTGAAGTTATCTATCAGATTAATATCACTGAGCAGATGGTTGATGCTGAGCCGCAGGAAATTATTACTAACGATAACTTAAACGCCAAAGTCGATGCTCAGGTATATTTCAAAGTCAAGGCGGATGAAGCCGATGTTAAGAATTGCCAGTATAGCGTAAATAACTATCAGTGGCAGATTGTAAATTTAGCGCGTACTACATTGAGAAATATTATCGGCACTTTGACTTTAAAATCCGCAAACAGCGAAAGAGGAAAAATTAACGCTGAATTGCATAAAACTCTTTGCGAAGAAACCGCTAGTTGGGGCTTGGAGATTGTAAGGACTGAATTAAAAGAAATTGATCCGCCTAAAGATGTTCAAGAAACAATGAATAAAGTGGTAAAGGCTGAAAACGAGAAAATCGCGGCAATCGATTACGCTACGGCCACTGAAACCGCTGCTGACGGACAGAAGAGGGCGGAGATTAAGAAAGCCGAAGGAATTAAGCAGGCGCGCATATTAGAGGCAGAAGGTGAAGCTGCAGCGATTAAGCTAGTTAACGAAGCAGCAGAGCATTATTTTGTAGGTAATGCGCAGGTGCTACGTAAGCTGGAAGCGGTTGAGAAGTCATTAGTGAATAATGCCAAAATTGTTATCCCGGCAAATACTGAGCTAGTCAACGTAATCGGCGAAATGGCCGGCTTTTTACCGATAAAGAATAAAGAAGAGAAGAAATAA
- the purM gene encoding phosphoribosylformylglycinamidine cyclo-ligase: MKITYKNAGVDIKSASNFKSKLKPLVRKSFRKEVLTDIGGFGSFFKFDKNKYKDPVLVSSSDGVGTKLVIAKLANKHDTVGIDAVAMNVNDILCTGAESLFFLDYVAFTKVKEGVLLDVVRGINDGCVEAGCSLIGGETAQMPGMYRKGEYDIAGFCVGVVERNKIINGDNIEVGDIVIGIASSGLHSNGYSLVRKVFGPLELKRMSAQLLKPTRIYVKPILELLRTHGKSVHGISHITGGAFYDKISRILPKNINVHIEKNSWRVPEIFRLIQSRGNIEDKEMYHTLNMGIGLVLIVKQISASVIMKKLSELNLKSWIIGKAVKGNKSVEIV, translated from the coding sequence ATGAAGATAACTTATAAAAATGCCGGAGTAGATATAAAAAGCGCAAGCAACTTTAAATCAAAACTAAAGCCTTTAGTGCGTAAATCATTCCGCAAAGAAGTATTAACGGATATTGGAGGTTTTGGTAGTTTTTTTAAATTTGATAAAAATAAATACAAGGATCCGGTTCTGGTTTCATCAAGCGATGGCGTGGGGACAAAGCTTGTAATTGCGAAATTAGCCAACAAGCATGATACCGTGGGCATTGACGCAGTGGCAATGAATGTGAATGATATCCTTTGTACCGGAGCAGAATCATTATTTTTCTTAGATTATGTTGCTTTTACTAAAGTTAAGGAAGGAGTTTTACTAGATGTAGTTAGAGGGATAAATGATGGTTGCGTTGAGGCGGGATGCTCTTTAATCGGCGGAGAGACAGCACAGATGCCCGGGATGTACCGGAAGGGTGAATATGATATTGCCGGTTTCTGTGTGGGGGTTGTAGAGCGGAATAAAATCATTAACGGTGATAATATTGAGGTCGGTGATATAGTAATTGGCATCGCTTCTAGCGGCCTGCATTCTAATGGTTATTCTTTGGTGAGAAAAGTTTTTGGGCCTCTTGAGCTTAAAAGGATGTCCGCCCAACTACTTAAGCCTACGCGAATTTATGTTAAACCCATCCTTGAGCTATTGCGTACGCATGGTAAGTCGGTACACGGAATCAGCCATATAACGGGTGGCGCATTTTACGATAAGATCAGCCGCATACTGCCAAAAAATATCAATGTGCATATTGAGAAAAATTCCTGGAGGGTACCGGAGATATTCCGCCTTATTCAAAGTAGAGGCAATATCGAAGATAAGGAGATGTATCATACTTTAAACATGGGTATTGGGTTAGTTCTAATTGTTAAACAGATTTCAGCCAGCGTGATAATGAAAAAATTATCCGAGCTAAACTTAAAATCTTGGATTATTGGCAAAGCAGTCAAAGGAAATAAATCCGTAGAAATAGTTTAA